TATGAAATCTGGAAAGAGAAGAGGATTGAAAAGCTGAAATGAAGTGAAATAGGTGTGAAACTAAAGATTTGTTACATGATCATTCCTCCGTTTCAGAAAGGGGGGCGATTCGCCCCCCAATACGCATCTGCCGGCAATTGACAAGAATTTACCAGATTCGGAGGTAATCCATGAAATAACGATGGATTCGCATCAGTCATGAGTTGTTGTTGGCTACCGATGCCGGTAGGTGACCCTAGAGGGCCATTACCTGAGCCATGTGTGGTCTCTTCTTCCTCAAGAGGAAGTCTCTCGTAGGCAGCATTCCCAAAAGATGCTGCCATTATCACTACGGGGCCTGATGCTAACAAAGGCCCCACTACCCCTCCTCCAACCACTTGCCCTTGACCACCGGCTAGATAGATGGTCAAACCTGAAGCAGCAGGTGGAGCTGGAGGAGGAAGAAAAGACCCAGATAACGATAAGATCTCAAACCGCCCATGTAGCGTCATAACCGCCCCGGGCGCTGCTGGCTGCTTAAGCGTAACATTGGTTACCGTGCCGTTACCGCTCAAAATACACACCCCTCTTTGTCTCCTTGTCGCAAAATTCGATATACTTTCTTGAATATCACACCCATTAGCCACTTCCATCACATGGGACCTTAGAGCGTTGGCACTATCCCTAGTGATAATAATTGGAGGCTTGGGCTTGTTCTTCGAACCAGCCGGACGGCCGCGAGGCCGTCTGGTTCCGCCACTACCGCCTCCACCACTACTATGATCTCCATCTCCACCGGTCACAACCGATGCCAATTCTCTATTACcttcattgttgttgttgtgattgTCTTCACGCTCTCTTTTTTGTCCATGGTTGAGGCTGCTACTTCCACCACTTTGCTCATCTTCCTCAGAATttggctgctggtggtggtggtaCTGCTGCTGAAGTTGCTGGTGGTGGTGAGTGTGGTGTTGCTGAAACTGCTGGTGCTGGTGGTGCAGTTGAAGATCACTGGAATGAAAAGGAGGAGGTAGATGACGACCATGAGCAGCGACTGGATCCATCTTGAATTAATATTATTAATCAATCACCCTCAAAGAAGACTAAATCTTGCTAGTTTGATTGAAGTTTTGTTGTGGGTTTGGTCTACTGCTAACCTTCACCAGAAAACCCAACCAAATTCTGAGCTGAAACATTCATATTTCCAACTTCTTTCTGTCTACTTTCAGTTGGAATTAGCTAACAAAGAATATATGAACAATTTGGTTGCTGTTGGTGaaggttagagagagagagagagagagagatgtctTGTGTTTGGCTTAGTGTTGTTTGGGTTAGGGTTAGGtcatgaagagagagagagagataagtTTGCGTGCGCATGGGCGGTGAGGTGGGCCCAGCATCTGTCCCCCATTGTTACCCATGTTCTCCCCCAATTCTTGAGTTCTTGTTTCTATATTTAGTTTTTTGTGCAGTAATTTTCATGTTTTGTATATGCTGCAACACTTGTCATAACCGGTCAAGTTTAAGACTCAAAAAGATGCAATTTTCCTTCTAAGTTTTTTTTAACCCAACATACAACTAAAAGTATATAACATATTTTAACAAAATGAAACTAAATAGTTACTAGCCTTATTGTTAAGGTAATAATCAAAATGCTTTCTTcgtttgatttaattgttttagCTTTAGCTAAAATGTGTAAGATCTTGATGATAGAATTTTAAGTTGGTGTTGTTTCAAAAAATTACAGTATGCTGAAACAACTTATGGAGAACCAACAATAGCtatccacaaaaaaaaaaaattactgaaACCATTCGATTTCAACCTTTCTAACACCTAAGATTTATTCAGAATTTTACTCAACTACTTCAGTAATTGTAAACAGTACAACTCATTTTACATTAGGATATCATAGTAAAATTTCAATGTCTACTATATTTTCAACTTACTTAGattttaaatataatataatatatatacaacTACAATGGTTTGATATGAAAAAGTCTTGACACTAATAGAGTACCTTTTTCTTGTCCCAGTTTGACCTTGCAATCATCAtcttttaaataaaaaggaagaGTCTTATTAAGATTATGATTTAGTACATTGTAACAAGAATTATTGTTGGAAGTTCAAGCTTTATAATTGAAGtcttattattttaatattttgttaGGATTACTATAATTTTAGAACTTTGAATGTGAACTCGATCTTTTTAACACCTAAAGTTTCATGAACTTCGAATTTTTAGTAACTTAATTTGATAATTCAAAATACAACAATTCTTAGGCTAATATACATTTTTTTAGGCTAATATATTTTCAGTCAAATATGATATTGTACAACCTATATGTGAAAAATTAAGTCCAGAACACAAAAGTAAGAATTTCTTGTCCAATTTGATATCAAcgtataaaaaaaaatacatacttCGTCATAGGATCTTGATGTCAATTTTAAGTGTTAGCATCGGTCAAAACGTATTATAAGTTTTTTATTCTTTTGAACTAatataaaaaattattattatgaTGTTTTTTGGGCAGCACTTTGGATGTCTTTGCTTATAGAACTTTTGGAACTTACAATTATTTGTTTGACTTTTGAATAATTTTATAATATATAGCATTTTTAGTTTTCTCATATTAATATTTAAAAACATTAGTACATATTCTTctgaaaatgttttcaaagttacaCTTTACAGGAAGAGGAGACGTTAGATAAATTATTAGAATATGAGGGGAAACGTATTATATATTTATCACTTTTTGGTTAAGATTACCTATTTAACTTTAACATGTGTATTTTGATATTTCTAACATATTAAAAGTTCTTCAGTTTGATTGATCAAACATACATGACGACTGAAATATAATCACTTATTTATCTTTTATTTAGATTCAAAATAATATAATTAGCAAAAATGTAGCCTCAAAAATAAGAAAACTTTAATAAAAAATGATATCACTAAAACATACAACATATCACATATAACAACCAGCTAGTTGGCACTTTTAATGGTAATTGTCCAAATCACCTCTTCATAGTAAATTTTCTGTAAAACCAATATTTGCTACTCTGCAGGCCATTGGAAGAAACAAAAGAGCCAATTCAGAGTAGTCGCTTTGAAGGTGATGAGAGTGTGACGCTGAAAAGGGAAGCATAAAATGACGATTCAGTGGCGAAGAAACGCCAATCTAATCAGATAGACTAGATAACCGCTAGTGGGGATTAAGAGGAGCATGGATCTGCGGACAGTTATTGGTTGGACGTCGCTATCAATTGTACCTTTTGTCTCTCTTGCGATAATCTTCTAGTAGAGATTTGTGGTACAACAGTTCACTGGTTACACGTCGCTTTCACTGTGTCCTTGTCTCCTTTATGTTGACGCATCTGACCCCGCGGATGAGTTGTCTTGGCCAGCTGTCTGGGTTGTGAGTTGAGATACGGGCTTTCCCCGGACCACCCGGGGCGCGCGGggggaagggggggggggggtgttctgAAACCATATCACTTCAAGTGGGGTTTCACATGACTAGGCATAAACCCCTCTTTTCCGCCACATATAGAATTCTTTTCAACAGGCGTAAGAATGCAAGAGACGCAAAAGTCGACGTTTATAAGATTACATAAAAACATGCACATATAGAGTGAAAAAGATGGAGTGCGCTTTAAGATTACAGAAAAATTGATAAAGTTATATGGCTTGAAATTGCAAGGATTTGAAACCATATAGTGTTTAtgtcaatttttttaataattgcaaaaaaaaaaaaaaaaaattgaaatatgGACCAAATTTTTTGAACGGGCTTCGGTCCTAGGTGAGGATTTTTCCCGGTTCGGAaagcgagtgtatcccgatgtggtgaatttcgcatGTAGACCATTTGAAGAACTCGttgaccgttcaaaaaaaaaagattagCCATTAGAGTTTTGTGACCGTTCATTTTGTAGCGATATACTAGTATGTGGAAAGCAGTATGAGGTTGTTTTGGGGTCTATGTGATCGGTTTAAAATACAATAAGTTTGAAACATCATAGACAATCTCTCATTATTTCTTATAATTATAACAATCAAAATCTAACTTTTACTTACACTTGGTAATATTCAAAAGCAAAGCATTTTATGTTAAACCAAAAACAACACTAAACACAAAACAACTAAATCCTTGTGGAAAACAAGTAAGGAGAAACAGAAAACAGACAAGTTAACTCACCGAACCATGCATAGGTTTATGAGACATCGATCTCCCAAAAAATCCCTCAATAAATGTATACTTTTTAAACGCACATATATGTTCTATATGACTGAATATTGTCTTTTTCCGGTAAGTTTTGAATTTAAATCTTGAAATGGTATAATTACCTTAGAATAAAATGTTATTAAGGTTATGGGGTATGAGGATGGTGGTTTGGGTTATGGATTGCCACGTAAGATTGTGGAACCACCGCTACACCGCCCCTGTACAAACCATGGTGGTTCGTATGATTTAATCCATATCAACCATTACCCTCTTTCAATTAATTAGGGGATTTTGATTGGTGGGGATAGTGGATAATAATGAGTGTCATGGTCCACACCATATAGAGTGATGGATTGGGTTGATGGATGCGGGTGGGATAACATAACGCTGACGTGAAGGATGCTGGTGGTcatttgggtcatgaccacatcACATATGTTTTCATTTTCTTCTCATGCAGAACCTAAAATCCTTCCAAAGATATACTGTAATTGCATTTCCGACCCAAACAAACACAGACTATTTAAATCTTTGACCACCAAACAAATCCAAACAAAGGTATTTCAGTCATCTCCAAGTTTCTATTGTTAGAACAAACTTAGATacaatatttaaataaattattcatactttttttaaacggcaaactaaggccatgtgtagtcataaagcctttttggggcgttatgcgacatgtggcatgacacgtcagcaaggggctttatggggcgttatgcaatttgaggccgtagtcataaagcccctttgtcatcattactcaattaatttaattttcatttttttaattaatttataagttttataaaattaaaaaacattccattaaataaaaaacaatacattaaagaaaaaaaaa
This is a stretch of genomic DNA from Helianthus annuus cultivar XRQ/B chromosome 16, HanXRQr2.0-SUNRISE, whole genome shotgun sequence. It encodes these proteins:
- the LOC110916000 gene encoding AT-hook motif nuclear-localized protein 26 codes for the protein MDPVAAHGRHLPPPFHSSDLQLHHQHQQFQQHHTHHHQQLQQQYHHHQQPNSEEDEQSGGSSSLNHGQKREREDNHNNNNEGNRELASVVTGGDGDHSSGGGGSGGTRRPRGRPAGSKNKPKPPIIITRDSANALRSHVMEVANGCDIQESISNFATRRQRGVCILSGNGTVTNVTLKQPAAPGAVMTLHGRFEILSLSGSFLPPPAPPAASGLTIYLAGGQGQVVGGGVVGPLLASGPVVIMAASFGNAAYERLPLEEEETTHGSGNGPLGSPTGIGSQQQLMTDANPSLFHGLPPNLVNSCQLPADAYWGANRPPF